The proteins below are encoded in one region of Cytobacillus sp. IB215665:
- a CDS encoding phosphatidate cytidylyltransferase has translation MKQRIITATIALAVFLPIVIYGGLPFIAVMYLIATIGLYELLRMKRISILSFPGVISILMLWVILVPDHPLLLDRIPFMKVEFLLFAVLLFLSYTVLTNNKFSFDDVGFIIVATLYVGIGFYYFIETRQVGLTYIFFAFAVIFSTDSGAYFVGRKFGKHKLWPEISPNKTIEGSIGGIACALIAAVLFKLFAPIDDFTMISILGIAIVLSIFGQIGDLVESAFKRHYAVKDSGRILPGHGGILDRFDSLIFVLPILYFLIKL, from the coding sequence ATGAAGCAAAGAATTATAACAGCTACTATTGCGCTAGCAGTTTTTTTGCCTATCGTCATTTATGGTGGCCTTCCATTTATTGCGGTGATGTATTTAATAGCTACGATAGGGCTATATGAACTTTTACGTATGAAACGCATCTCAATTTTGTCATTTCCAGGGGTAATTAGCATACTTATGTTATGGGTAATACTCGTACCAGATCACCCCCTGTTACTAGACAGAATTCCATTTATGAAAGTTGAGTTTTTATTATTCGCTGTTTTACTTTTTTTATCGTATACTGTGTTGACAAATAACAAGTTTTCTTTTGATGATGTTGGATTTATCATAGTTGCTACATTATATGTTGGAATTGGATTTTATTATTTTATAGAAACGAGACAAGTTGGTTTAACTTATATATTCTTTGCATTTGCAGTTATTTTCTCAACAGATTCTGGTGCATACTTTGTCGGTCGCAAATTTGGCAAGCATAAGCTTTGGCCTGAAATTAGTCCAAATAAAACAATAGAAGGATCAATAGGTGGTATTGCTTGTGCACTTATTGCTGCGGTTTTGTTTAAACTGTTTGCTCCTATTGATGATTTTACAATGATTAGTATTTTAGGCATTGCTATCGTTTTATCTATTTTTGGACAAATAGGCGATTTAGTCGAATCAGCGTTTAAACGTCATTATGCGGTAAAGGATTCTGGACGTATTTTACCTGGGCATGGGGGAATATTAGACCGTTTTGATAGCTTGATTTTCGTTTTACCGATATTATATTTTTTAATCAAGTTGTAG